The stretch of DNA GAGTTATAACAGGGGTATGAACATCAGCTGCAAATTTTGCTTGGGTAAAAGCTCCTAAAAGCGAATCTGGTAGTACTACTGCCCCGAGCCGTAAGCCTGGCAATAAGACTTTCGAAAAACTTTTTGTGTATATTACTCTCCCCGAAGGATCATATGCAAACATAGGATCAGCCTTTCTCCTTGTATCTAGATCTCCCATATAATCATCCTCAATAATATATACATGATATTTTTGTGCCAGCTCTACGATTTTCTTCTTTTCCTGATTCGTATAACTATATCCGGTAGGATTCTGGAATCTTGAAACGGTATAGAAAAATTTAATTTTCCTTTGTTTAAAAATCTTTTCTAATTCTGTAAGATTAATTCCATCCTTTGTCATTTCTATTCCGATTGCATTCAATCCACGGGAGCGAATGGAATCAATAAAACTAAAATGGGTCGGTTGCTCAACACAGATTTCCTCTTTCTCATTTGGAAAGGCTAGAGATACTAGAATATCTAATGCCTGCTGTGAGCCAGAGACTACAGCAATCCTATCTGGAGATGCAAAAACTTGAAGTTCCTGTAGTTGCTTTGAAAGCTGAAGACGGAGTGACGTTAGACCAAGAGGTTCTGAGTATTGAAACATCTCTTCTTTATACAGATCGATTGCCTGATTCATACAATGCTGATAATCACGATAAGGCATATTCCATCTGTCAGGACCTGCGGATGAAAAATCAATTAATTCTTCAGTTAGATTAGGTTCTAAATTACGGGTACCCACAAGAAAATAACCACTTTTGGGAACCGAATAGATTTTGTGTTCTTTTTCCATTTCACTGTAGGCTTTTACAATCGAATTTATACTGCAACCAAAGGTTTTTGAGAGTGCTCGGATTGAAGGTAACTTTTCACCAGGCTTAAGATGTCCATCTGATTTTTGACCAAGTATATAATTTATTATTTCTTCATACTTTCTCTCCATAAGTAACCCTCACATTCTATCGCAGATTAACGGGCTGTAAGACCCCCACTTCAAGAAGTTGAGTTAAGAGTAAATTTCTAAGTGGGGGGGTCAACAGCCCGTAAAAGCCCGATTGGTCCAACTAACAATCAGTGTGGGATGAAGGAACCCCCCTACTGATTGAAGTTTCACTTTATCTGTATAGGTACAGATAACAATTTTATCATCTTCCAAAAAATAAAAGTCCCATATAGTATAAAATTAACAGAAGAGTAAATTTTCTTCATCAATAAAGGAGGCTATTTATGAAAATGTACAAATCTAAAAATGGTTCAACAAAAAAACTCTTTAACGTAGCAGCATTCTTTTTAATTCCAATCATTTTGGTTTTTACATGTCTATCAACAGTAACTAAAGCAGAAGTGCAAAAAACAATGAAACTAGAAATTGAAGGGTTGTTTAATGGTAAAGAAGGAACAATGGTTCTTAAGAATTTAAAAAATGATAGCCTATATGTATATAACAGTGAAAGAAGCACAAAAAGGCTTACACCAGAATCAACATTTAAAGTGCCTAATTCTTTAATAGGGTTAGAAACTAGTGCACTAAGAGACGAGTATGAAGTAAAACGTTGGGATGGTGTTGTAAGGGAATTTGAAAGTTGGAATCGTGATCATTCATTAGCTTCAGCGATGAGGGAGTCAGCTATATGGTTTTATCAGGATATGGCAAGGGATATAGGTGAAATAAAGATGCTAGAATATATGAACCAAATCGGGTATGGAAACGGAGATATATCAGGGGGAATTGATAGATTCTGGCTCGATAGTACATTAAAGATTTCAGCAGTGGAACAAGTTGATTTCTTGGAAGACCTTGTAGAAGAAGATCTCCCTTTTAAAAAAGAAAACCAAAAAGTTGTAAAACGAATGATGATACAAAATGAACAAGACAATTATACGCTTCATGGGAAAACAGGAACAAGACTTTCGGATATGGGATTAGGATGGTACATAGGATTTATCGAAACAGATAAAGAAACTTGGGTATTTGCAGTAAATCTTAATGGAACTGGAACACAAGCAAAAAATATTACAATCGAAGTATTAAAGAAAATGCATATTATAAACTAGATCTAGCAGTCAAAAGTATTTTTTCGATAAAAGATATTTTAGAAATAAGGTGAATTTGTGAAAGAGTACTTTTATACAAAGGTTTTAGCTAGTTTGGTTGGAATAGTAATGACTATCTTGGCAATTATTTTTGGTTTATTTGCTTTAATTGGTATAGGATTATCAAACGCATGGAGTAGTGAGAACAGTACTTCTACAACTCAATACTCCTCTGTTTTTCCCATCTTTGTCATGATATTTTCTATTGGTCTATTTACATTCATTGGCTCGTTAAGACTTAAAAATAAAACATGGAATATTATCTATATTGGATTAATTGTACTTATTGGAATAGGTTTTATAATCACGTTTTTTGTAATTTGGGGGGCAATAGGATTAAAAATTGAAATTTTTATTTTATTTATTGGATTCCTATATATATGTTTAGGGTATATGGCTTATAAAAAAAGATAGAAATAATATTGCCTTATATGTTAAGGTCACATTTATCAAAAAGCAGTATAAATAACAAAATAACTAACAGTCAATTTAGCACATAAAAACGTTAGGGGATTTTTCCAGGCGTTTTTTTTTTATCGAATATAATTTTTGTTCTTCAAATAAAGCTCTTCGTTAGTGCCTTATGATACTATAAAAGTTTTTTAGCTCTTAATAAATCCTTTAATATTTCGCTTGAGTCTAGTGTAGCAACTTCTCCAAAGAACATATTAAAAGTAATCACATCCCCTTTAGGTGAATATTTTACGGATGATGCGTTTAAGTCATCATATTCATCTGTTTTGAATCGAAGTTCCCATCCTCCTTCATTAAAAGGAATAAAATCTCCGTTCTTCCACTTTACGAGCCAATACTGATTAGTTGCCATTTTGTATTTTAAATCTTGCAAAAGTGCTTGAATCTCCTGAGCATTTTCCGTTAATAATGTTTCTACCCCATCTATCGTTACATACACTTCTTTAACTTGTTCAAATTCTTTATCCTGCCATGGCCTTTCCTTTTCAAAAAGAATATGTCGGACATCATCATCAACATAATTCCAATCTAAAAATAAGAAAATACCACAAATAATAACTGAAATAATAATAAAAGTTTTCTTCATATCCCTTCCCCCGAATTAAGAATATTTTTTTAACTAAAATGTATGTCAACGAAGGTTAGCTCCTAGTTAGTCTTAGTATAGCCATTCACTATTTATAAATTAATTTTAACATTAATTTTCCATTTCTCTTCAAAACGTTTGATATTTAAGCCCCTTATTTTTTCTGCAGGAATAAATATTTTTTTATTGAACTAGCGTAAACATTTAGTTTAAGAAACAATAAAGAAACCTTATATTGACACAAGCGTCTAATAATGAAAAGGAGGAGTGCTTTTGAGAATAAAAAAATGTTTAATTACTGCAATAATTTGTGTTTTTTTTATACTTGTTCTTTCTGGTTGTAACAATAGCAGTTCTGAAAATTCATCAGCAGATTGGTCTGCTTCATTTGTTGTTTGGGATGGTTATATTTATCATTTAACTGATGAATATGTAGATGAAATAGATGGAGAAATTGGAGTAGTAACAAAGTATTCAGATAAAGAGGGTACATACTCTGGCAACTTCTCTAATGTATATGAAAAAGGTACAAAATATTTCGCTATAAAAGGAATAAATACAGAAGAAGCAATAGCTATTCAAGAAGAGGGTGGGAAATATAGAAAAGTAATAAGGGAGGGAAAATATGGCGAGAAGTAATTTACTGTTAAGCTAAAGGCTGAGCAGAAATATCTGGCTAACCTTATAATACGAAGGATGCATTAATCCAAGAAGGATTAATGCATTTTTTGTTGTAATTATTTAGCTTAGGGAGCAGTATTGTTGAATTAGAGTATTATTAAAAGTGTAGAAAGGGAGAGAAAAATGAAAATATCAGTAATCTACCCTATACTTTACCGCCTTAGAATAAGCCAAAAGCGACTTTTCCGTTTTATTCGAAATATGAAGGAGAAAAGTAGATTTTCAAAAAATTTAAGAAAAGACTCTTATTCGTTTACTTGTAAGAAACATCAATCACTTTTAAGAAGAAAATTAGGTAATAGCGACCCTCAACTTCAAGAAAATAAAATTACTAATTTAAAACTTGCAGCTAATAAAATTGACGGTATCATAATTAATCCTGGAGAAATTTTTTCCTTTTGGGAATTAGTTGGGAAAACAACTAAGAAAAAAGGATATATTGAGGGAATGCTACTTTCAATGGGTGAGGTCAAAAAAGGTACCGGTGGTGGGATCTGTCAATTGGCCAATCTCCTTTATTGGATGGTACTTCATACTCCATTAGAAGTAGTAGAACGACATCATCATAGCTTTGACCCTTTCCCTGACGAAGGAAGAGTTCTCCCTTTTGGGAGTGGTGCAAGTGTGTTTTACAATTACATAGATTTAAGATTTAAAAATCCAACGAATCAGCCTTTCCAAATTAGAACTTGGGTAACAAGTAAACACTTAAAAGGGGCAATTTATACTGATAAAGAATGGGAGTTTTCTTATCATATTCAGGAAAGAAATCATAAATTTATTAAACAAAACGGCAAAACTTTTCGAAAAAATGAAATATGGAGAAAGGTTGTTGATAAGAGAACAGGAAATTTCATAGATGAGTCCTTACTTATTAAAAACTTTTCAGAGGTGAAATATGAAGTATCTGAAGAGAAATTGAGAACCTATAGTCTTTAAATAAACGGGTGCGCTCTACGAATTAAGTGGAGCGCTTTTTTAATAACGGAGCCGTTTGGTTTAATAAGGAATAATAAGCGCGATACCTAATCTATGGGAGCATATTTTTAACATAAAAATAATTCCTGTTATATATTTACATCTTTAGAATTAAAATATACAATACAGTTAAATAAATTTAACCGGTTAAAAAGGAGATTGTATAATGAATCAAAAACCAATATTAGTTATTGAAACATACGACCAATTAAAAGCGATTAGTGATCCTCTTAGAACAAAAATGCTTATTTTTTTAGTAGAACAACCTCATACAGGACATATGCTTGCAAATGAATTAAATCTTTCTAGAGCTAAAATCCTTTATCATCTAAGGGAATTAGAAAAACACGGGATCATAAAGCTGGTGAAAAAAGAAGAAAGGGGAGGAAATATCCTAAAATATTATCAAGCAGTGGCAAGAGGCTTTATTCCAGCTGATCATTTACTAAGTTACGTTGAATCAAAAGAGGCAACTAGACAATCATTTTTAGAGGTCATAAACAGAGCTAAAACAAGAGTGTTAACAGCTCCCGAGGAGTCATTTGAATTAAACTCATCTAATGTAGAAGAATGGTTAAATATGTCTATTCAAAGAGAATTCTCTTTAAGTAAAGAAAAATTTATAAAGTTTACTCGTCAATATAGAAATTTATTAGATTCTCTAATAGATGATGATTCAGATGATGAAGATAAACAACTTTATTACATTATGACAACAGCCTTCCAGATAGAGGAACCACTATTTAACAAAAACAGCAAATAGTTAATGGAGGAATCTAATTGGAAAACCAACAAGTGTTAGATGCATCTAATCACAAGTTTTATTTTGTAGAATTGTTAAGAAATCGACCATTTATTCTCTTATGGTTATCTAGCACAGCATCTTTTCTGTCATTATCCACATATTTATTTGCAGAACAGTGGTATATCATTACCGAATTGAATAAAGAAGCTTCACTTGGAATTGTCATGATGGCAACTATGATTCCAAGAGTCCTTTTTATGATTATAGGTGGTGTTTGGGCTGATAGATTAAAAAAATCACAAATTATGTTTATTTCAAGCTTGATAAGATTCTTAATAGTACTTATCATGATTTTTTTCCTTGGAATGAGTTGGTTACAAATTTGGCCATTGGTAGGCTTTGCATTAATATTTGGTATCCTTGATGCCTTCTTCTCTCCCGCTAATACATCATTACTTCCCATTTTGGTTCCAAAAGAAGGGCTGATACGAGCCAATTCATTGATACAGAGTTCAAATCAAATAGCAATGGTTTCCGGTCCAATGATTGGAGGGCTCATTCTTGCTGCAGGATCTTTTATCCATTTGTTTCTATTCGTAGCTCTTTTACTCTTTATGACATCTCTTTTCTCTCTACTTATAAACGAGAATGAAAATATAAAACTAAAAAAAAAGTCAACCATCTCAGAGTTAAAAGAAGGAATTGCATATGTTAGAAGTATGCAATCTCTAAAAAGTATGTTAATAATCCTGGTTATTATCAATTTTCTGTTCTTTGGTCCTCTATTAATGGGGATTCCTCTCGTTGTAGATAAGGTAATTCAGGGAAGTGCTTTAGATTTAAGCTTTCTTCAAAGCTCATACCAAGTTGGTATGCTTGCAGGAGCATTAATGATAGGAGTATTAACGATTAAGAAAAAAAAGGGGTTAGCTATCCTATTAATGATAAGTACATTAGGTATATTGCTTACGTTTCTAGGACAAATAGAGAAAATTTGGCAGGGGGTGCTTTTATTAATTTTAATGGGTTCGCTTTCATCTTTTATTAATGTGATGTTAGTAACTTCTATACAAGAAAAAAGTCAGAAAGATAAAATTGGAAGGGTTATGAGTCTAGTAAGTGCATTCTCTAATGGGCTGGTTCCTTTATCTTATGCCTTCGTTTCTTTAGCTCTGGTTTTTAATTTTGGTATATCGCATATAATGATGATCTGTGGTCTAGGAATTACTATAATATCTTTTGTATTTCTTGCAAAATCGAAAGTTATTAAAGAAGAAATATAGTACATGAACTTTTTTATTAAGTTATGTGTGGCTTTGATCAGCTACTTTTTGGTTAGGTTACAGTGGCTGCATTTCTGTAATAAATGATATGAGTTTTGTATTTCCAGCTAAGTTAATGAATAAATGTATTTAAACAATAGTGGGCTTTCTTTCAAGAAAGAACATTTCCCATTTTATTAACTACAGAAGGAGGTTTGGTTGAATAACAATTCCATTACTATATGAATAATATTAAAATTATCTTATGTACATGGTAAAGCCCAAAATGAAGGAAATGCTTATTTCAAGTCTTATTAATCTTTCAGGAAGTGAGCAAATGAAAAAAGAAAAGCTAATTAAAAAATATGATAAACAGGTAAAAGTGTATGAAAATAATCGTGCTAATCAAAAGCTTGCTGGATGGAGAAGTAAAATAATAAAAAACGCATACGGAAAAGTTTTAGAGGTCGGAGTTGGAGCTGGAGCGAACTTTCCTTACTATGATAGGAATAATGTTGAGGTAACTGGAGTTGATTTTAGCTCGGAAATGATTAAGAGTGCCAAAAGAGCAGCATCAGTTTTTCAAGTGAAAGCAGAATTTATACAGGAAGATATTGATGAGTTGATATTAGAACATAACTCTTTTGATTGCATCGTATCAACCCTTTCACTTTGCAGTTATCCTGACCCAATTGTAACATTAAGTAAATTTAATAGTTGGTGCCGTAAGGATGGGATCATACTGTTAATGGAACATGGTCTGAGCTCTAATCCATTACTATCCTTTACTCAAAAAATGATTGACCCACTATATGCTAAAATATCTGGGTGTCATTGTAACAGAAATATCGATAAGATAATTGAAAAATCGAATCTTCAGGTTGATCATATCGAACGTTATTGGTCAGATATCATCTATTTAATACGGGCAAGACCCTCTAAGTAACAGTTCGATTCTAATTAAGCGAATAGGCGATACTTGAATAACGAGGATCGCTTCTTTTCTTGTTCAATTAAGGGGCAGATTATTTTAATAAGATTTTACAATTAATACAATAATAAAATAAATAAATAAATTAAAATGTGGTAAAGGGGGCGGTTGTATGAAAGAAGAAAATAAACCATTTAATGATGTAATAGACCACTTTAACAAGATAGAAGGAAATGCTGCAAATGTTAGTAAGAATGCTGTAAAAAAGTTGCCAAAACCATTAAAATATTTTGGGTATTTTATGGCTGGCTTCTTATCAATATCTATCTTGTTAATGATAATTTTAAATTTATTACAATAACTGAAACTTGAATTTTAAGACCGTCTGAAACCATTTGGTAGTTTTTCTTTATTAAGGTAACGGTAGGTCAAATTTCTCCAGCTGGCTATATTGGTGAAATTGTTATTGTTTATGAATTTCGAGACAAAATGTTTCAAGCAAAATCAATTGATTTCAATATACTACTAAACTTAATAATATGAAAGAAAGCTCAGAAGAATACTTTTCATCGTTGAGAATATATACATAAATAGGAATCTAACTATGCATTTTCTGGTGAAGGGAGAAGTCTCATGAATAAATTAGTAAATGATAATCTGTATGAAATGAGAAATAATCTACTAAAGGAGATTGCTTTATTAAGTGATGCTCAATTTAATAGTAAGCCTGATATGAATATGTGGAGTATAGCACAGGTTTGCCATCACTTAGTTTTAGTGGAAGAGGCATCTATAAAGGCTATTGCATGGGGATTAAAAGAGATTGATAGTACTCAAAAAGAGCGTAAAAACGTTCAACTTATATTATTGGATAGAACGAAAAAGATTAAAGCTCCAAAAATCGTTGAACCAGATGTAGAACTATTTGAAGTTCAGCAAATAGTTGATTTGTTAAACGATTCGAGAAAAAAATTGATGACTTTTCTTAGCACGATAGAAGATAAATCCATATTGGCGGAAAAATCAGTGAAGCATCCTGCTTTAGGTGAATTACCTCTTGATCAATGGATTGAACAGATCTATTTGCATGAACAGCGACACATAGAACAAATAAAAGAGATAAAATCACTTTTAGACAACTTGCTGATTTAGTGGAGCCTTTAACAACATACGATTCACTTAATTACTGGATTCCCGATCACTCAATAACCCGGGCACACGCTCGGATTAGGCGGCCATCCACAACCTACATTTAGTGTATACCCAAGCGGAGCTGGGGTCTCAAATCGAAGAACAAAGTGGTACGCTTGTGGATGCCTCTTGTGGCCACCAATGTGTACATGATCCCCGTTAAGAAGCATAACACGTGGGGTTGCAGGGCATCTTCCCTTATCATTAAATCCGTTATAGAACAACCCATGACAATTCACACAAAATTCCCAATAAGGTTGTTCATTAGAATAAAGCTTTGGGGCATCGTGCTTTAGAACAAAATGATATGCTTGGTCGTGGCGCTGATGGACACCGCCAGCGGGGCATGTTCCCCCTGAATATCCGTTAAAAAACATCCCATGACACTTTACACAGAACTCCCAGTCAGGTTGAGTATATTGATTACCAGGGATACTATGATTGGGCGTGTAATTGTAACCCATTCCTGTTCGTGGCTGTTTGTGGCCACCTCTTCCGCCAGGGCACCTTCCCTTTTGAGCGTATCCGTTAAAAAACAATCCGTAACATTTTTCACAAAAAGCCCAATCACCTTGAATAGCCAAAACTGCTCCCCCCTTAATAAGTTTATGAAACTTCGATTTTTTCACCAATATATGTTTTCGTTTTACGTTTTGTGTATCGATTGTGCTGGATTGTTTTATAAAAAAGGGATTTTCTTACAAGTTTTACGTATATCCTGCTAATGGTAGCTTTATTAAAATGTGGGGGGATTTAGAGATTGTAAAGCAAAATTTCCCTTTATAATTAGATCCTTGTTTTGTAATACGATTCTTAGTGGCTGTAAACATACCTGATTCGAATACACTAGGTCAACACTAGCGAAAACTACAAGTTTTTTAGGAACATTAAATCGATCTATCTCACCAATTTCAGAAATAATCGTTGCCGCGATCTTTTCTCCGATACCTAGGATAGATTTGATGATATTATTCTTCAATTTTTTAGTGAGAGTGTCTATCTCTGCCTCTAACTTTGAAAAATGCTCTATGTTCTGACGAAGAATATTTATATACATTAATAAGTGAAACCTATTTGAAAATATACCATTAAAAAACAAGCTAAACGATTCAATCGAATAGTAAATTTCGTTATAATTATAAATTAAAGGGGGTGCTTACAGATGGAGAATCACGTTAGATTGTCTGGTACTTCTTCCACTCATGCAAAGCCTATTATTGGAAAGGCGATACTTTGCATGGGGCGAGACATTTAATTTTATCGCTGAACAAGCTTTTCTAATATTTTGGCTTTGCACCTTATTTTTTTCAAAATCAAAATAAGGGGCGGGCAAAATTGAAATATATTAATGCAAACAAAGTTTTACCTGAAAAGCTAATCATGGAAATCCAAAAGTATGTCCAAGGGGAAACCCTTTACATTCCTAAGCCGGAAACGGAGTATCGGAAATGGGGAACTTCAAGTGGCGGGAGACGGTGGCATGATCGCCGTAATGCTGCTATTAGAAATTCTTTTATTAGTGGAAACAGTATCCAGCAACTTGCTAAGGAATATTACCTCTCAACTGAAACCATTAAGAAAATTGTTTATTCACATAAAAAGTAAGTGAAAAGCACTGGTGAAAATTCTTCATCAGTGCTTTTCTGTGTAAAAAACGTTTCTAAGTCATTTTCTCCATTTTAGAAGCTAGCTGCATTTTTTAAAATAAGTGTAAAGAGACATCAGTAAAATGTTAGGAGAGACACGTGATGATCGAAAAATTTATTAAAAATGAACATTTAAATTTTATAAAAAAACAGATTGCTTTGATTAAGGACAGCACCAAAAAGAATGTACCCCCGACCGTTTTGGCTGCTGTGATCGACTTAGCCAATGCCAAAATCTTGGATCTCATTCCAAATGCTTCATCGGACCAACAAGAAATACTGGATCTTTCCAGACTGAAAACAGATGACGAGTATGAGCAATATATCCAGCATCTTTCGGACTTTTTGCTGCCTTTTCCAAAAATCACCGAGCAGCAGCTGAGAAAAATGTTTCCGAAGAATAAAAAATTAAAGCTGCCTGATTTATCACAAATAGACCACAGCCAGCTGACCTATTTAAGTTGGAACGATCTAAGAGCCAATAAAAAATTTATTGTATATCGGGTGGATGGAAAGATGGTAGGCATTGAATGTAAATTTGCACCTACTAGTAAAAAAAATCTTTGTTCCTTCTGCAATTGCTTTGGTGAGGTTGCCTATTTTTCCACTGTAACAAAAGCCAAAAAACCTAAAAATCCGGATTATTACAAGTCCATCGGCAATCTTATTTGCGCCGATAGCAACGAATGCAATAATAAAATAACCAATGTTGAAAATTTAACAACTTTTCTAAAGGACTCACTAGGAATGTGAAAACTTCACAAGTAAAAGAAGAATCCACTTTGATCATTTTTTTCAAAATGGATTCTATGTCTATTGCTGTATGTCATTTCTGGCTTAATTTTTCTAACCACTACCATGTTTTTACTCCAATCCTTTGTAATGAAACTAAATAAAATAGTAATAATGAATAATTCTCTTACTATTTTAGAAATCCTGAGCTAGATAAATATTATTAGAGGAGAAAGTCCATAAACCTCTAATAACCATCTTACTGTCCCATAGTATCGAAAGTAACCCGAAGAGAAAGGAGGAATAAACAATGTCGTATCCATTCGATTGCATTACCAACTTTATTTTTGTGGAAACCGAAATTGCTCTAGCAGATGTAATTTTAGTTTTTGGTGGTAACCATCCTCAACTTAAGGAAAAAGCTCTTTCTTGTATAAACAAGGATTAGCGCCGTGCATACTTCCATCTGGGGGATATAATCCATACGCTGGAACAACTGAATGGGATTACTTACAAAAGATTGGCATTGCAAATGGAGTGCCTGAAGAAGCGATATTAAAGGAAGATAAAGCACAAAATACTTTTGAAAATGCACGTTTTTCATTGGAAGTTCTACGAAAAATGGGAATACAACCTAGAAAAGTTATAATGGTCTGTAAAGCGGGACGCGCCCGTCGAGCATTACTATCTTATCAAGCGGAATTCCCAAAAGAAACGGAGTTCTTCGTTTCTCCCGTAATCGATAGGTATGGGATAACCAAGGAAAATTGGTTTTTGTCTGAGGTTGGAATAAGGTCGCATTATGACTGAAGTGGAGAAAATCGGTAAATACTTTGGTCGCCATATTCCAAATTGGATTAAATAGAACTTGGATTTTGTCTATGTTAAATCACTAATTGGTGCAATGATTTAAGACATATCTACCATTCTTGGTTCATTTTTCATGTCCGATTAGCAGAGCCGTTAAGCTAAAGGAGGAAAATCCTTTAATAATAAAGAAAGTAGTAAAGGTATTTAGAAAAATCACTTGGTAGCCTATTAGGTTCATATAAATATAAAAGAATGTCAGGCCGTCATGTAAAGACGGTCTTTTTGTATAGGTACAGAATTTTCAAGATATTATTACTCCTAATGATAGTAAAATTTTGTAACCTTTCTTGAGGCTTAAACGATTAATAAATGAATACTTAATTGAGGGGGGAAAAAGTTGCTGGAT from Cytobacillus dafuensis encodes:
- a CDS encoding aminotransferase-like domain-containing protein, which encodes MERKYEEIINYILGQKSDGHLKPGEKLPSIRALSKTFGCSINSIVKAYSEMEKEHKIYSVPKSGYFLVGTRNLEPNLTEELIDFSSAGPDRWNMPYRDYQHCMNQAIDLYKEEMFQYSEPLGLTSLRLQLSKQLQELQVFASPDRIAVVSGSQQALDILVSLAFPNEKEEICVEQPTHFSFIDSIRSRGLNAIGIEMTKDGINLTELEKIFKQRKIKFFYTVSRFQNPTGYSYTNQEKKKIVELAQKYHVYIIEDDYMGDLDTRRKADPMFAYDPSGRVIYTKSFSKVLLPGLRLGAVVLPDSLLGAFTQAKFAADVHTPVITQGALEIYLQSGMYNAHIQGLRKVYSEKGKILKQAFHKYLPRNVSYTGAESGFYSTIQLPSNIKAAHLVNSLKKKNVLIQDATGMYLPLYKKENVIRLSVSQVEDKKIEEGIQKLGEEIALLLGKEKEFIN
- the blaOXA gene encoding class D beta-lactamase, producing the protein MKMYKSKNGSTKKLFNVAAFFLIPIILVFTCLSTVTKAEVQKTMKLEIEGLFNGKEGTMVLKNLKNDSLYVYNSERSTKRLTPESTFKVPNSLIGLETSALRDEYEVKRWDGVVREFESWNRDHSLASAMRESAIWFYQDMARDIGEIKMLEYMNQIGYGNGDISGGIDRFWLDSTLKISAVEQVDFLEDLVEEDLPFKKENQKVVKRMMIQNEQDNYTLHGKTGTRLSDMGLGWYIGFIETDKETWVFAVNLNGTGTQAKNITIEVLKKMHIIN
- a CDS encoding VanW family protein; protein product: MKISVIYPILYRLRISQKRLFRFIRNMKEKSRFSKNLRKDSYSFTCKKHQSLLRRKLGNSDPQLQENKITNLKLAANKIDGIIINPGEIFSFWELVGKTTKKKGYIEGMLLSMGEVKKGTGGGICQLANLLYWMVLHTPLEVVERHHHSFDPFPDEGRVLPFGSGASVFYNYIDLRFKNPTNQPFQIRTWVTSKHLKGAIYTDKEWEFSYHIQERNHKFIKQNGKTFRKNEIWRKVVDKRTGNFIDESLLIKNFSEVKYEVSEEKLRTYSL
- a CDS encoding ArsR/SmtB family transcription factor, whose amino-acid sequence is MNQKPILVIETYDQLKAISDPLRTKMLIFLVEQPHTGHMLANELNLSRAKILYHLRELEKHGIIKLVKKEERGGNILKYYQAVARGFIPADHLLSYVESKEATRQSFLEVINRAKTRVLTAPEESFELNSSNVEEWLNMSIQREFSLSKEKFIKFTRQYRNLLDSLIDDDSDDEDKQLYYIMTTAFQIEEPLFNKNSK
- a CDS encoding MFS transporter codes for the protein MENQQVLDASNHKFYFVELLRNRPFILLWLSSTASFLSLSTYLFAEQWYIITELNKEASLGIVMMATMIPRVLFMIIGGVWADRLKKSQIMFISSLIRFLIVLIMIFFLGMSWLQIWPLVGFALIFGILDAFFSPANTSLLPILVPKEGLIRANSLIQSSNQIAMVSGPMIGGLILAAGSFIHLFLFVALLLFMTSLFSLLINENENIKLKKKSTISELKEGIAYVRSMQSLKSMLIILVIINFLFFGPLLMGIPLVVDKVIQGSALDLSFLQSSYQVGMLAGALMIGVLTIKKKKGLAILLMISTLGILLTFLGQIEKIWQGVLLLILMGSLSSFINVMLVTSIQEKSQKDKIGRVMSLVSAFSNGLVPLSYAFVSLALVFNFGISHIMMICGLGITIISFVFLAKSKVIKEEI
- a CDS encoding class I SAM-dependent methyltransferase, whose product is MKKEKLIKKYDKQVKVYENNRANQKLAGWRSKIIKNAYGKVLEVGVGAGANFPYYDRNNVEVTGVDFSSEMIKSAKRAASVFQVKAEFIQEDIDELILEHNSFDCIVSTLSLCSYPDPIVTLSKFNSWCRKDGIILLMEHGLSSNPLLSFTQKMIDPLYAKISGCHCNRNIDKIIEKSNLQVDHIERYWSDIIYLIRARPSK
- a CDS encoding DinB family protein — protein: MNKLVNDNLYEMRNNLLKEIALLSDAQFNSKPDMNMWSIAQVCHHLVLVEEASIKAIAWGLKEIDSTQKERKNVQLILLDRTKKIKAPKIVEPDVELFEVQQIVDLLNDSRKKLMTFLSTIEDKSILAEKSVKHPALGELPLDQWIEQIYLHEQRHIEQIKEIKSLLDNLLI
- a CDS encoding CD3324 family protein; protein product: MKYINANKVLPEKLIMEIQKYVQGETLYIPKPETEYRKWGTSSGGRRWHDRRNAAIRNSFISGNSIQQLAKEYYLSTETIKKIVYSHKK
- a CDS encoding FusB/FusC family EF-G-binding protein, giving the protein MIEKFIKNEHLNFIKKQIALIKDSTKKNVPPTVLAAVIDLANAKILDLIPNASSDQQEILDLSRLKTDDEYEQYIQHLSDFLLPFPKITEQQLRKMFPKNKKLKLPDLSQIDHSQLTYLSWNDLRANKKFIVYRVDGKMVGIECKFAPTSKKNLCSFCNCFGEVAYFSTVTKAKKPKNPDYYKSIGNLICADSNECNNKITNVENLTTFLKDSLGM
- a CDS encoding YdcF family protein, coding for MYKQGLAPCILPSGGYNPYAGTTEWDYLQKIGIANGVPEEAILKEDKAQNTFENARFSLEVLRKMGIQPRKVIMVCKAGRARRALLSYQAEFPKETEFFVSPVIDRYGITKENWFLSEVGIRSHYD